The sequence GTGAGTGGTTTTTTGCAGCCAGCTGCCAAGGGGTAACTCAGGTGATCTCATTATTCTTATTCCCAAGTACGGGTATTCGTCGCCATCCAACACCGCCATGGCGCAAGGCAACGTCGCGGTTGTGACGACACCCATGAAGAAATGTTCGTGTAGAGATGATGTCGCTGATAGAAACCAGCATTGGCCGAGTCTAGCGGGCGCCCGGCCGCCGTCAGGTAACGAAAGCGTCGCCCTTCGTCACGAGTCAGTGACATTCACTCGGGCGTTCTGGGCAACCGCAACGTCACTCGCAGCCCGCCTTGCGGGAGATTGCACAGGCTGATCTCGCCGCCATGGCTGTGGGCGATATTGCGCGCGATACCAAGGCCGAGACCGTAGCCCGGTTGCTTGGCGGCCAGGCGGAAGTTCGGCTCGAACACCTGCTTCAGCCAAGCCTCCGGGACGCCCGGCCCCTCGTCATCGACGTGCAAGGCGAACGCCTCAGCATCGTCTTCGATGAACAAGTGCGCCCGCTCGCCATATTTCAACGCGTTGTCCAGTAGATTTCCGATGCAGCGTTTGAGCGCCAGTGGCTTGCCGGCGTAGGGTGCGAGCGCCCTGCCCTGAACCGTTACGCGACCGTTCCCCGCAGGCGCTAGGTACGGCTCGGTGACGCAATCGAGCAGAAGATTGAGATCCAGCGGCTCGATGTTTTCGTGAATGTCGGTGTCCTTGACGCACTGCAGCGCACCCTTGACCAACAACTCCAACTCATCGAGATCGCGGCTGAACTTGCGCTGCAGGGTTTCATCCTCGAGCAGCTCGACCCGCAACCGCAGCCGCGTGATCGGCGTACGCAAATCATGGGAGATGGCGCTGAACAACTGGCTACGTTCGGTCAGGTAGCGGCCGATGCGCTCACGCATGCTGTTGAACGCCCGGCTGACCTCAGCCACCTCGCTGCCGCCCGCCTCAGGCAACAGCACCGCCTCGCTGCCTAGCGACATCTCGCGTGCCGCCTGCGCCAGCTGTTTGAGTGGACGGCTCTGCCAGTGCACGAGGATGCCGATGAACAGCAACAGGAAACTGGTGGTGAGGAAGATGAACCAGAGCTGCTGAACCGGAATGCTGTCGCTTTCCAGACTGACGTATGGGGCGGGCATCAGCGAAGCAAGGTAAAGCCATTCGCCGGGCGCGATCTGAATTTGCGTCACCAGCACGGGCGGATTCAGTGGCTCCAGGCTCAACGCGTAATGCGCCCAGGAGCGCGGCAGCTCGTCGAGTTTCAGCCCGCCGTTGAAGATGCGCAGGTCGTCCGGGCTGACGAAGCTGACCGACATGTCGACCGCGTTGCCAAGCCGCTCACGCAGCACCTCGTCGACCTCGGCCAGCACCGCCTGCTTGCGCTCGGTCGGCGGCAAGATCTGCATTTCCAGCGGTTTGTCGTTCAACGATACGAAGAAGCGCGTACCGCCCATGCTGCGCAGTTGGTCGAGCACCAGTGGACGATAGCCGAGCGGCAAGGATCGGAAATAGCTGACGCTCGCAGCCATCGAGTGCGCCAGGCTGCGGGCGCTGGTCAGCAGACCTTCCATCTGGCTGGCTCGCAGTTGCGAGACCCAGATAAAGCTCGATAACGCCTGCGCCAACAGCACCACCAGCAAGGTCAGAAAGAGCATCCGACCGAGCAGCGAGCGCGGTACCGGCAACCAGCGACGCTTAGCCGAACGCATCGTGATGCGGCACGACCTGCGCGGCGAGCAGGTATCCGCTGCCGCGCACGGTACGAATCAGACGTGGGCACTTGCCGGTATCGCGCAGCCGCTGACGCAGACGGCTGACCGCCATATCGACGATACGCTCGAGCGGCATTACCTCTCGGCCGCGCGTGGCATTGGCGATGGTGTCGCGGTCGAGAATCTGCTGCGGATGATCGAGAAACAGCTTCAGCAGCGCAAAGTCCGCACCGGACAGCAATACCTCCTCGCCGTCCTGATGAAACAGCCGATGGCTGACCATGTCCAGCCGCCACTCGTCGAACGCCAGCACGTCACTGGTACGCTCCTGGCTGAAATTGGCTCGACGGAGCAATGCCTTGATTCTGGCCAGCAGCTCGCGTGGGCTGAAGGGCTTGCCGAGATAATCGTCGGCACCCAGTTCGAGGCCAATGACCCGGTCGGCCTCGTCCGAACTGGCCGTCAGCATGATGATCGGCATCTGCGCCAGACGCTGATGCCCGCGCACCCAACGACAAAGGCTGAAACCGTCTTCGTCGGGCAGCATCACGTCGAGGATCACCAGGTCGGCCGGATCGCTGGTCATCGCCTGTCGAAACAGCGCGCCATCGGCCACGGTGCGCACCTGAAAGCCGGAACGGCTGAGATACGCCTCCAATAGTTCGCGTATATCCTGGTCATCGTCGACCAGCAGAATCGATCGTCCAGCCTGGTTCACCTGGCATCCTTTCTCTTGTTATTGAGCGGGTCAACGTCCGCCAGACGCACCCTCCAGCAACTGCTGCAGTGCCACGCCCGCGCCTTCCAGTCCGGGGTAATCCGCTGTCACGACCCAGACAGGAATGTCATCAAAGTAGCGGCTCATGCAGCCCTTGTCGCGGAAACTTTGGCGGAAGCCGCTACGCAGGAAAAACTCGACGAAGCGCGGCACGATACCGCCAGCGATGTAGACCCCACCGCGTGCGCCCGTGGTCAGGACGTTGTCACCCGCGATTCGGCCCAGCCAGACGCAGAACTGCTCCAGCACCGCGACGGCGTAGCCATCACCAGCCAACGCGGCGGCGGTCACTTCGGCCGGCGTGGTGAATCGTGGCGGCTCGCCGTCGACAGCGCAACTGGTTCGATAGAGTTCGAGCAAACCGGCACCGCTGAGGATCGCTTCAGCATTCACGTGCCCGAACTTTTCGTGCAGGCGAGCCCACAACGCCGCCTCCCTGGCCGTGCCGATCGGCAGGCAGACATGCCCACCCTCTCCAGGCAACGCGCGCCACGCGCCACCGTCCAGCGGCAGCAGCGTGGCGACACCAAGGCCGGTGCCCGGCCCGATCACCAGGCGAGCCCGGCCCACTTCCGATTGACCGGGGCACGCTTCGATCAGCTCGCCCTCACGCAGGCGCGTCATGCCCAACGCCATCGCGGTGAAGTCGTTGATCAGCAGCAGATCGCTGAGCCCGAGCTCCTGACAGAAGACCTTGCGGTTCAGCCGCCAGTGATTGTTGGTGAACGCGAAGTCATCGCCCGACACCGGGCCGGCACAGGCCAGACACACCGCCTGCAACGCCTCGACGCTCTGCCCGACGCCTTGTAGATAGGCACGTATGGCATCTTCCGGGCGCGGATAGTCGATCGTCGGCAATACCCGCACCGACTCGATCTGCTGGTCGCGCCACAATGCGAAACGTGCATTGGTACCGCCGATATCACCTACCAGCGCCGTCACTTGAGCGCCTCCAACTCCTCGGTGAACACGCTCGCGCCTTTCTCGGCCGGGCTGAACGCCGCACGAAGAAAGCCGAACAGCTCACGGCCGCAGCCGATGCCCAGGTCGCTCGGTGCCTTCACAGCTTCACGGCTATCGAATTCGGCCTGGTCGACCAGCACGCGCAGCTCGCCCGTCTCGCCATCGACGCGGATGATATCGCCGTCGCGCACCCGACACAGCGGACCGCCATCGAGCGCCTCGGGACTGACGTGAATAGCGGCCGGCACCTTGCCCGACGCGCCGGACATGCGCCCGTCGGTGACTAGCGCGACCTTGTAGCCGCGGTCCTGCAACACGCCGAGGAATGGCGTCAGCTTGTGCAACTCGGGCATGCCGTTGGCCTTCGGTCCCTGGAAGCGCACCACAGCGATGAAATCCTTCTCCAGCTCGCCGTTCTTGAACGCCTGCGCCAACTCGCTCTGGTCGCTGAATACCCGCGCTGGCGCCTCGACCACGCGGTGCTCCGGCGCAACCGCGGAGATCTTGGTGACGCCACGACCGAGGTTGCCTTCCAGCACGCGCAAGCCGCCTTCCGGCGAGAACGGCCGTTCGGCCGGACGCAGAATCGCTTCGTCGAGACTGGCCTGTGGGCCCTCGCGCCAGACCAGCCGACCATCCTCAAGAAAAGGCTCCTGGGTGTATTGCTTGAGGCCCTGCCCCATGACGGTGTAGACGTCTTCGTGCAACAGCCCGGCGTCCAGCAGCGTGCGTACCATGAACGGCACGCCACCGCAGGCATGGAAGTGATTCACGTCCGCCTGACCGTTCGGATAGACCTTCGCCAGTGTCGGCGTCACCGCGGAAATGTCGGCCATGTCCTGCCAGGTCAGCTGGATGCCCGCCGCCTGCGCGAATGCCGGAATGTGCAAGGTGTGG comes from Stutzerimonas stutzeri and encodes:
- the edd gene encoding phosphogluconate dehydratase encodes the protein MHPRIQEVTERLIERSRPSRQRYLAQMAGAASDGPQRGKLQCANFAHGVAGCASAGDKQKLRLMNEANVAIVSAYNDMLSAHQPYEHFPEIIKQALRDVGSIGQFAGGVPAMCDGVTQGEAGMEMSLASREVIAMATAIALSHNMFDAALYLGICDKIIPGLMIGALRFGHLPAVFVPGGPMPSGIPNKQKAEVRQRYAEGKASREELLESEMLSYHSPGTCTFYGTANTNQVVMEIMGLHLPGSSFVNPYTPLRDELTREAARQVARLTSQSGNYLPLCKIVDEKAIINSVVALNATGGSTNHTLHIPAFAQAAGIQLTWQDMADISAVTPTLAKVYPNGQADVNHFHACGGVPFMVRTLLDAGLLHEDVYTVMGQGLKQYTQEPFLEDGRLVWREGPQASLDEAILRPAERPFSPEGGLRVLEGNLGRGVTKISAVAPEHRVVEAPARVFSDQSELAQAFKNGELEKDFIAVVRFQGPKANGMPELHKLTPFLGVLQDRGYKVALVTDGRMSGASGKVPAAIHVSPEALDGGPLCRVRDGDIIRVDGETGELRVLVDQAEFDSREAVKAPSDLGIGCGRELFGFLRAAFSPAEKGASVFTEELEALK
- a CDS encoding ATP-binding protein, which translates into the protein MRSAKRRWLPVPRSLLGRMLFLTLLVVLLAQALSSFIWVSQLRASQMEGLLTSARSLAHSMAASVSYFRSLPLGYRPLVLDQLRSMGGTRFFVSLNDKPLEMQILPPTERKQAVLAEVDEVLRERLGNAVDMSVSFVSPDDLRIFNGGLKLDELPRSWAHYALSLEPLNPPVLVTQIQIAPGEWLYLASLMPAPYVSLESDSIPVQQLWFIFLTTSFLLLFIGILVHWQSRPLKQLAQAAREMSLGSEAVLLPEAGGSEVAEVSRAFNSMRERIGRYLTERSQLFSAISHDLRTPITRLRLRVELLEDETLQRKFSRDLDELELLVKGALQCVKDTDIHENIEPLDLNLLLDCVTEPYLAPAGNGRVTVQGRALAPYAGKPLALKRCIGNLLDNALKYGERAHLFIEDDAEAFALHVDDEGPGVPEAWLKQVFEPNFRLAAKQPGYGLGLGIARNIAHSHGGEISLCNLPQGGLRVTLRLPRTPE
- a CDS encoding glucokinase, which codes for MTALVGDIGGTNARFALWRDQQIESVRVLPTIDYPRPEDAIRAYLQGVGQSVEALQAVCLACAGPVSGDDFAFTNNHWRLNRKVFCQELGLSDLLLINDFTAMALGMTRLREGELIEACPGQSEVGRARLVIGPGTGLGVATLLPLDGGAWRALPGEGGHVCLPIGTAREAALWARLHEKFGHVNAEAILSGAGLLELYRTSCAVDGEPPRFTTPAEVTAAALAGDGYAVAVLEQFCVWLGRIAGDNVLTTGARGGVYIAGGIVPRFVEFFLRSGFRQSFRDKGCMSRYFDDIPVWVVTADYPGLEGAGVALQQLLEGASGGR
- a CDS encoding response regulator, coding for MNQAGRSILLVDDDQDIRELLEAYLSRSGFQVRTVADGALFRQAMTSDPADLVILDVMLPDEDGFSLCRWVRGHQRLAQMPIIMLTASSDEADRVIGLELGADDYLGKPFSPRELLARIKALLRRANFSQERTSDVLAFDEWRLDMVSHRLFHQDGEEVLLSGADFALLKLFLDHPQQILDRDTIANATRGREVMPLERIVDMAVSRLRQRLRDTGKCPRLIRTVRGSGYLLAAQVVPHHDAFG